CGAACTGAGACACTCGCCCTTCGCGTGGAGGTCGTATCCGGCAGCGCCCGCCGGGTGCCACTCGGTGTATGCTGATGGCGAGTGCGACGAGCGCGGAGTCTGGGAATACTTCTCCGGGAAGGCCGAGCAAAATGGCATGGGCCTTGCGGAACTGTTGAGCGAAGTCCTCCAGCGCGAGTTCGAGATCAATTGGGCGCGAAAGTAATTCAGGTTCCGGCCACATCCTACAATTGGCCGTGAACGTCCCGTCCGTCCCCCCGATTTTCACTCCAAAGGCTGTCCCCCTCCCTTACTTTTTCGAAATTGCTTCGGCCATCGCAAAGAGACGGTCCGCCTCATCAAACTGACCCAGTAAAAGATATAACAATCCAATTGCTATTTGGCCTTCACCTTCCGACGCACCGCCATCGAGTTCCACGTTGTGAATAGTTTCCAGCGCCAGCTTGCTCTTCCCTTCTGCCACATATGCAAATGCAAGCGAGACATTGTTTTCGAGGTCTCTAGGAGCGCTGAGGAGAGCAGCTTGGACGGATTTTAAATCCGGGATGTTGTCACGAACCAAGGGATTGGATCTGCCAAACAACGCACCTACGCTCCGCGCATAGACCGTACCAGAGATTCCCTCTCTACGGATGAATGCAACGAACTTCCTCATCGACGCAGCACTGTTTGCATAGTCCTCGCCGGAAGCCCACTTACAAAGCCCATCACCGAGCAATCCTATCGAAGCTTCTGGGTCCAGCATTAAACTGGTGCTGAGTTGCTTGCATCCTTCGTCCGGATTCTCGCTGAGTAAAGACAACCCGAGGATGGAGCGGGCCGCCGCGTTATTCGGGCTCAATTTTACTGCTTCGGCTAAATGCAGACTTGCTTCCTTCGGTCTGCCAACCGCAAGGTAGAAGCCCCCCCCACGTCTTCTAGGACTTGTGTGTCTCGCGGCGCCAGCTGGAGAGCTGTCTCGATATAAACACCGCCGAGTTCCGCATTGCCGGTCAAAGCTTCCGCGAATGCTAGAGCAGTGTAGGATTCACTCGATGGTGGCTGACCGGTGGCAGCCTTTCTGTATTCGCTAATTGCATTGTCAAACTCGCCGCGCTTTTGGAGCACACCGGCGATCCTCATGTGGGCTAGAGCGGAAATTGGCGAGATTTCAGATGCCTTTCGATACAATGCGATGGCTTCATCCAATTTCCCCTGGCTTTCGAGTAAGTACCCCAAGCTCAGCCGTTCATACACAGCAGTAGTAGGATTTAGCTCGATGCTGGTTTTAAGGTCCGTCATGGCGAGATTCCGTTTACCAGCCACTCTACGCGAACCCCCTCGAATTTCATACAGCCAAGCGTTTCTGGGGTCTAGCACGATTGCACGCCTGAATACATCTTCTGCGGCATCGTATTGTCCGAGTTTTGTAAGGTAGATACCTCTATAGCCCAATGCCGTGATATTCGTTGGGTCTAGCCGCAGCACTTGGTCGATTGCTCGGCCAGCCTCAATTACACTGCTACGTTCTACCTCGTCGTTGGCAAGCGAGAGAGTCCCCAATTCGGCACCTCTCTTTCCCTCCAGCTTATCCCAGGCATCGTGAAGTAAATCCGACACTGTAATAAGTACCTGTTTTTTTTCCCGTTGCCGCGCCGCGCGTAAGTCCCACAACGAGATGGCACCAAGAGTTATTCCAACTATGAGCCCGCTAACAGCGGCCCAGTTCGCTACCTCCTTTCGACGCATTAATGTCAATAGCCAAGTCCCAGTCTTAGGAACGCGCGCGGGCGTTAGGTTATTTATGAGGCTGCGACTAGCCTTCCCTTCCACGTGAGGGACGACTTCGTCTATGTCGGCAATGAGGCGTTTTCCCGGGGAGGTGCGTCGCACCTTCTTACGTGACCCCGTCTGTCGTTTTCTATTCACTGGCCGTCCTTGTCACTTTTCTCACATTAGAAAACCGGGGACGGGACGTAACCCCTGAGACCGTCCCTACCGGCGGGTGCTGGGTTTGGGCCTGCATGTAAGAGCGCAAAATGGCGTTGATGCGCGTCTGGTAGCCCTTGCCGTTCTTTTTTAGCCATTTCACCACATCATGGTCCAGGCGGATGGTCAGGCGGTCTTTCGGCTCCGGCATCACCAGCTTGGCGGTCTTCCAGAACGATTTGTCCAGTTTGGGAATATCGGAATAGTCTATGTCTCCATCGCGCATATTGCGCAGGCGTTTGAAGTCACTCTGACCTTTTGCCAGTGGCTTCGAGGTGGTCTTGATAATCCTGTCTTTCATCGCGATTCGCTCTCCTTGCCGAAATAATTCGTCGCCGTTCACCGCGCATCACATAGACGACCACGATTTCAATGCCGCCATGAGACCGACAGCGAGTATGCGGTCTTCACCGCGACGGCTGTCAACTTTCTCGAATACCGGCCCCCCGGAAAATCCGCCTGACATCCCGAAAATCAATCTGATGCTTTGCGAGGTTTGCCTTCCTTTTGTTTTCGTCCCACTCGAAAAGCATCCACGTCCCTTGACAGCATGTTCTCAGCAGGTATGTACAATTTGTACATCTAATTGCGCAGATTGTCAAGGCTAGCCGAAAAAACAAAGGGGGCGGGAAGTGCGGGGAATGGGGAGTAGGTAAAAGGGAGTGGGGTTCGATCCGAGCCGCGACAGTTATGGAGTGGCCACCATCTTCGTAAACACCACCGCGCTTGACGTAAACAAACGCTTAAGAACTGAGATTTTCGGACATCCTCGCATCAGGGTGTCCATCTAATCGGTGGGCGCTCCATAACTGTCGCGGCTCGGATCGAACCGCCTACTCCCTATTGCCCACTCCGTTTCCCCCGTTCGCGCTTGCTTTTCTCCGCTATCACCCATAGAATATACAATTCGGAGTTGTCCGCTCCCGTTGGCTGACTGGTCTGTGCAGACCGGCCCGCGATGTTGGACTAGCGCGGGCGGGGCAGGCGCCGTTGGCGATTCCTCTTCTGACTGATACTTGGAAGATACGAGGCAGATTCGGCAGGGATTTTGCGGCCTGTGGCGGGCCTGTCGGAATTGCTATCTGCGCGGGTTTTCGCGGGCCGCGCGGCGGCGATAGCGCTGGACTGTGGGAAAGCAGGTCCCTCGCTGCGCTCGGGATGACGACCGTATAAGGTGGGATGACCACCGTAAAAAGTGGGATGACGACGGTGTAAGGCAGGTTGACGGCGTTCTGTTAAATATGGACCGAGAGCGCATCAAGATATTCTTCGGCAACTCCAACCCGGCGCTGGCGCGGGAGATTTGTCATGTGCTGCAACTGCCCGAGGGGCAGTGCAAGATTTCGCGCTTCTCCGACGGCGAGGTGCGCGTCCAGATTGACGAGAACGTGCGCGGCATGGATGTCTTCGTGGTGCAGCCCACCTGCCAGCCGGTGAATCGCAGCTTGATGGAGCTGCTGTTGATGATTGATGCGCTGAAGCGCGCGTCGGCGCGGCGCATCACGGCGGTGGTGCCCTATTACGGTTACTCGCGGCAGGATCGCAAGGACCGTCCGCGCGTGCCCATCTCGGCGAAGCTGGTGGCCGATTTGCTGGAGGCCGCCGGCGCGCATCGCGTGCTGACCATGGACTTGCACGCGCCGCAGATTCAGGGCTATTTTAATTTGCCGGTGGATAATCTGCTGGCAGTGCCGGTGCTGGTCGAGTATTTTCGCAAGCTGAACCTGCCCGACCTGACCGTGGTTTCGCCCGACGCGGGTGGCGTGGAGCGGGCGCGGTTTTTGGCCAAGAACATGCGCGCAGCGCTGGCCATTGTCGATAAGCGGCGCCCGGACGCCAACGTCAGCGAAGTGATGAACGTGATCGGCGATGTGGAAGGCCGCACCGCGCTGGTGGTGGACGACATGATCGACACGGCCGGAACGCTGGTGAAGACTTCCCAGGCGATTCTGGACCACGGGGCCAAGGCGGTCTATGCGTGCTGCACGCATGCGGTGCTGAGCGGACCGGCGGTGGAGCGCATTGTGGGATCGCAATTGACGCAGGTGGTGGTTACCAACACCATCCCGCTGAGCGAAGAGGCCGAGGCCTGCGGACGGATTGTGATGTTGAGCGTGGGGCCGTTGCTGGCGCGCGCGGTGCAGTCGATTCACGAGGAGACCTCGGTGAGCGACCTGTTCCTGCAAGTGAATAATGGAAGTTAGCGGTGCCCAGTAAACGCCGCGAGAATTTTGAGACAGAACGAGAAGGTGGTTCATGGAACGCGTAACGATTGAAGCAGAGATCAGAACTACAGGCACCTATGACGATGTGCGCAAAGTGCGCAAGGCGGGCAAAGTTGCCGGAGTCCTTTATGGCGGCAAGGGCGGCAGCGTAGCGGTACAAGTGGTGTCGCGCTCGCTGGTGCCGGTGCTGGGAGTTCAGCGCAAGCACAACCGATTATTCCAATTGACCGTGAAGGGCGGCGAAAGCACGCTGGCCATGGTGGTGGAGGAGCAGTGGCATCCGCTGAAGTCCACGCTGACCCACATTGATTTCAAGCGCGTGAGCATGGATCAGAAAATCCACGTTCCGCTCTCCGTGTTGCACACCGGGCTGCCGGAAGGCGTGAAGTTGCAGGGCGGCGTGTTTGAAGTGGTCATGCACGAGGTCAACATCGAGTGCCTGCCCGCCGATCTGCCCGATGAGCTGACAGTGGACGTTACCTCGCTCGGCCTGAATCAGGCTCTGCGCATCGCCGATATTCAGAAACTGGTGGGCGATAAAGTAAAGCTGCTGCACGACGCGCACGCCGTGGTCTTCCACATTGTTTCGCCGCGCGCTGAAGAGGTTGCCGCGGTGGTGGCTCCCGTGGAGGGCGCTGTCGAGCCGGAAGTCCTCAAGAAGGGCAAGGGTGAGGCGGAGGGTGCGGAAGGTGGCGACGCCAAGGCTAAGGGCGGAGACGCCAAGGCTGGAGACGCCAAGAAGGATACGAAGAAGAAATAGTGCCGTAAGGCTCTGGGTGCTGCTGAATATTGTTCCCCGATTTTTATTGAGGCGCCCCGTGCTGGCGAAATTCAGGAGTTCTGAAGTCCGGTGCGGCGTTAGGGGAAACTGGCCGTGAAACTTGTGGTTGGGCTGGGCAATCCCGGTGCGGAGTACCGGCACTCGCCGCATAACATGGGCTTCGCGGTAGTCGAGCAGATGGCCCGTCGGCTGGGCGTCGAGTTGAGTCGCCACCGTGCTCACGCGATGTGTGGCTCGGCGTCGATCGGCGAAATAAAAGTTTGGCTGATCGAGCCGCATACTTTCATGAACCTGAGCGGCAAGTCCGTACGTCAGTGGTTTGAGATTGAAGAGTGCGGGCCGGGGGATTTGATCGTCATTCACGACGAGTTGGACCTGCCTTGGGGCCGTTTGCAGATTCGGCTGCAGGGCGGCTCGGCGGGACACAATGGAATCGAGTCGATTATCGACTCCATCGGCACGAAAGAGTTTGTCAGGTTGCGAGTGGGAGTGGGCAGCGACTATCGGCTTGGCGACCCTGTAGAGTACCTGCTGAAACCGGTATCGCTGGCGCGGCGCAAGGAAGTGGAAGTGATCGCCGACCGGGCTGCCGAGGCCGTGGAAGAGATGATTCGCGAGGGCGTGGCCACGGCCATGAATCGCGTGAACCGCCGAACCGAGGCAGAGGAAGCATAGGAAGCAAACGAGGCAGAGGATTCCATCGCTAGCTGCCGAGCGGGAAATTTGATCGAGCAACGAGAGTTGAGAAGGAACCTGAACATGAGAACTTATGAAGTGATCTTCATCATCCGCCCGGATATGGTCGAGGAGGATGCGGACAAGCTGGTCGCGCTGATGGAAGCCGTGGTGACGAATGGCGGGGGCAAGGTGCGCAAGACGGATCGCATGGGCCGCCGTCGTCTGGCTTACATGGTGGGCCGGTTCCGCGAAGGCATCTATGTGCTGCTGGACATCGAGTGCGACGCCGCGACCATTATGGAACTGGAGCGCCGGTTGAAAGTGACCGAGCCGGTGATCAAGTATCAGTCGGTGCGCACGGATGAAGAGATGAAGCGCGCGGCCAAGCTGGCCGCAATTCGCGCCAAGCGTCCGCCCTCGCGCCGTTCGCGCGCCGCCGCGCCGCATGCTGCTCCGGCTGCTGCTGCGCCATCCGCGCCACAGGCCCCGCCGCCTCCAGCCGCTCCGCCTGCGCCCGCTGCTCCGGTCGCCGGCGCGTAAGTTGGGCATGAAGTAAGGATGCAGAAGAAGTTTTGAGGCAGATGAAAGCGCCTCGACCAGAGATTTGAAATTTAACTGATTGGTATTGCCAATAGGAACTGGAGTTAGCTATGGGATCGCAACCAACATCACCACGACCGTCAGGACCCGGCGGGGGTTACGGTGGACCACGCCCCGGTGGCAGCGGACCTCGTCCAGGCGGGGGGAGCGGCGGACCGCGCCCCGGCGGCCGGCCCGGTGGTGGCCGCGGATTCTCGCGCCGCCGCAAAGTCTGCAAGTTCTGCGTCGAGCGCATCGACTATATTGATTACAAGGACGCGCGCATGCTCGGACAGTTTGTCCCCGAGCGCGGCAAGATTCTGCCCATGCGCACCTCGGGCGTCTGCGCGCCGCACCAGCGCCGCCTGATGCGCGCAATCAAGCAGGCCCGCAACATCGCGCTGCTGCCGTTCACCACTGAGGCCTAAAGGCAGGGAGTGGGGAACCGCGATTCCGAATGCCGAATTCCGGATGGAGCATTCTCCCTTCGTTCGCTTCAGTAGTGTGAGGGCGCGGATTCTGCGCATGGATAATGAAAAAGTTCGAGTGGCGATGCCGGAAAAACTGCAAGGCTCGCATTGGAAAACAAACTAAGGGAGTAAGCGGTTTAACCAACCCCTATTCCCTAACACCTAATCCCTGGTTTTGAGGTTTGCTATGGCGAAGATTATGGAATTGATTTTGCGCGAGGAAGTGGCCCATCTCGGCGGGCGCGGCGACATCGTTAGCGTGAAGGCCGGCTACGGCCGCAATTTTCTGCTGCCGCGCAAGATGGCGGTGCCGCTTACCGAAGGCAACAAGAAAGTAGTGGCGCAACAGAAGATCGCCGGACTGAAGCGCGACGCCAAGGACAAGGCCGAGATGGAGGCGCTGGCCGCCATTCTGGGCCAGGTCTCGCTGTCGTTCACGCGCAAGGCAGGCGAGGCCGGCGTGCTGTTTGGCTCGGTAACTTCCATCGACATCGCCGAGGCCCTGAACCAGAAGGGGTACAAGCTGGATCGCCGCAAGATCCATCTGGAAGAGCCGATCAAGCAGCTCGGCGATTTCCAGGTCCCGGTGAAACTGCACAAGGAAGTAACCGTGCAGATTGCCGTGATCGTGGCTGGAGAAGCCGCCTAGGCCCTGCCGTTGATCCATCGGCTCCGCCGTTTAACGAATTCAGTCGCAAATTAAATCCTGCGCCACGTCTTACGATGCGGCGCAGGATTTTTTATTGCGACTCGGTTATGCCACGGCGGAAAATCGTGCCGTGTCTGCTAATCCACTTCTGCAAATCTACTGGTGAATAGTGATGCTGCCCTTGCTCAGCGGCGTCGCCAGCGTAAACCTTCCCGTGTATGGGCAGGAGCCGGCACCGAGCCGCGCGCGGCAGCAAGCGGACCCACTGGCGCAGGCACGATGGTCGGTTTCACGAGCAACAAATATGGCACACGCGTGTGAGTTCCAGGACCGTGCTGGACCGACAACCGTGTCCGCTCGCTGACGCGCGCGGCTCTGTGACGCGCAACACCGTAGCGCGACTAAAGCCGTGCAACTAAAGCCGCACAACCGGGTGTGCCTGCTTGCGCACTCCTCTACCGCGCTTTTTTGCACGCGACCTTGGCATTCGCCGCGCGCTTCGCTAAAATGATTTGATGGCTGATTTTTCGGGCGATTAACTCAGTTGGTAGAGTGCCACCTTCACACGGTGGAAGTCACAGGTTCGAGTCCTGTATCGCCCACCATGATCGTCGCGCGGGCTGGAGGCGACGGCAACATGGGGATATCGAAACCAGGTAGTTGATCGGCAGTTGATTGGTAGTTGATCGCCGGGCAGGGAGCCGCACAGGATCATGACCAGAGCCGCCGCCGGTCCATCCATCGTTCACACTTCTTCCCCTATATCGGGCGGCGCCGCGACGTCGATCCACCAACATTTGCTGGAGCTGGAGCGGGCACTGGGCGTGGTGATCCGCGGCAATGGCGAAGCTGTACACATGGCCCTGGTGGCGCTGCTCTCCGAGGGCCACCTGCTGATTGAAGACGTGCCCGGCGTGGGCAAGACCACCATGGCGCACGCGCTGGCCAATTCCATCGCCTGCCAATTCCATCGCGTGCAGTTCACTTCCGACCTGCTGCCCAGCGACGTTGTGGGCGTCTCCATCTACAACCAGGCGAAGGCGTCGTTCGAGTTCAAGCCCGGCCCGGTCTTCACCAACATCCTGCTGGCCGATGAGATCAACCGCACCACGCCAAAGACGCAGAGCGCGCTGCTGGAGGCCATGAACGAGCGCCAGGTTACGGTGGATAATCAGACCTATCCGCTGCCTGATCCGTTCATGGTGATCGCCACGCAGAATCCCGTCGAGCATCACGGCACGTATCCGCTGCCGGAGTCGCAGCTCGACCGCTTCGTGATGCGTATCCGCATGGGCTATCCCACGGCGCAGGGCGAGCGCGAGATTCTGCGCGCCACCCAAGTGCGGAATGATTCGCGCAACGGGGCGAATGGTTCGCCGGGCGGCGCGGGCGGGTCAAATGGCGCAGGTGGCGCAGGCGGCACCATGCTCTCCGGCCTGAAGGGGCCGATCGCGGACGCCGCGCAGATTCACGAATGGCAGAATGCCGCGCGCCAAGTTGCCGTGGAAGACACTCTGCTCGACTACGCGCTGAAGATGGTGGCACGTACCCGCGAGCACGAGCACATCGCGCTGGGCGTCTCGCCGCGCGGCTCGCAAGCGCTGTTTCGCGCCGCGCAGTCGCTGGCACTGCTGGAAGGCCGCGCCTACTGCATCCCGGACGACTTCAAGCGCCTGGCCATCCCGGTCTTCTCGCACCGCATCGTGATCAGCCCGCGCTACGTGTCAGCACAGAAAAAATCCGACCAGGCCGAGTCATTGGTCCGCGAAATCCTGGACTCGACCGAAGTCCCACTGTAATTTTTTGCGTTGACCGAGCGTTCTGTCGCCCCTGCCGGGGCTGGTCAATAAGGAAGGATTGTTCTAAATGTCCCG
This window of the Acidobacteriota bacterium genome carries:
- a CDS encoding MoxR family ATPase — protein: MTRAAAGPSIVHTSSPISGGAATSIHQHLLELERALGVVIRGNGEAVHMALVALLSEGHLLIEDVPGVGKTTMAHALANSIACQFHRVQFTSDLLPSDVVGVSIYNQAKASFEFKPGPVFTNILLADEINRTTPKTQSALLEAMNERQVTVDNQTYPLPDPFMVIATQNPVEHHGTYPLPESQLDRFVMRIRMGYPTAQGEREILRATQVRNDSRNGANGSPGGAGGSNGAGGAGGTMLSGLKGPIADAAQIHEWQNAARQVAVEDTLLDYALKMVARTREHEHIALGVSPRGSQALFRAAQSLALLEGRAYCIPDDFKRLAIPVFSHRIVISPRYVSAQKKSDQAESLVREILDSTEVPL
- a CDS encoding tetratricopeptide repeat protein codes for the protein MTLMRRKEVANWAAVSGLIVGITLGAISLWDLRAARQREKKQVLITVSDLLHDAWDKLEGKRGAELGTLSLANDEVERSSVIEAGRAIDQVLRLDPTNITALGYRGIYLTKLGQYDAAEDVFRRAIVLDPRNAWLYEIRGGSRRVAGKRNLAMTDLKTSIELNPTTAVYERLSLGYLLESQGKLDEAIALYRKASEISPISALAHMRIAGVLQKRGEFDNAISEYRKAATGQPPSSESYTALAFAEALTGNAELGGVYIETALQLAPRDTQVLEDVGGASTLRLADRRKQVCI
- the rpsR gene encoding 30S ribosomal protein S18, producing the protein MGSQPTSPRPSGPGGGYGGPRPGGSGPRPGGGSGGPRPGGRPGGGRGFSRRRKVCKFCVERIDYIDYKDARMLGQFVPERGKILPMRTSGVCAPHQRRLMRAIKQARNIALLPFTTEA
- a CDS encoding ribose-phosphate pyrophosphokinase, whose translation is MDRERIKIFFGNSNPALAREICHVLQLPEGQCKISRFSDGEVRVQIDENVRGMDVFVVQPTCQPVNRSLMELLLMIDALKRASARRITAVVPYYGYSRQDRKDRPRVPISAKLVADLLEAAGAHRVLTMDLHAPQIQGYFNLPVDNLLAVPVLVEYFRKLNLPDLTVVSPDAGGVERARFLAKNMRAALAIVDKRRPDANVSEVMNVIGDVEGRTALVVDDMIDTAGTLVKTSQAILDHGAKAVYACCTHAVLSGPAVERIVGSQLTQVVVTNTIPLSEEAEACGRIVMLSVGPLLARAVQSIHEETSVSDLFLQVNNGS
- a CDS encoding 50S ribosomal protein L9, with the translated sequence MELILREEVAHLGGRGDIVSVKAGYGRNFLLPRKMAVPLTEGNKKVVAQQKIAGLKRDAKDKAEMEALAAILGQVSLSFTRKAGEAGVLFGSVTSIDIAEALNQKGYKLDRRKIHLEEPIKQLGDFQVPVKLHKEVTVQIAVIVAGEAA
- the rpsF gene encoding 30S ribosomal protein S6; translated protein: MRTYEVIFIIRPDMVEEDADKLVALMEAVVTNGGGKVRKTDRMGRRRLAYMVGRFREGIYVLLDIECDAATIMELERRLKVTEPVIKYQSVRTDEEMKRAAKLAAIRAKRPPSRRSRAAAPHAAPAAAAPSAPQAPPPPAAPPAPAAPVAGA
- a CDS encoding aminoacyl-tRNA hydrolase, whose protein sequence is MAVKLVVGLGNPGAEYRHSPHNMGFAVVEQMARRLGVELSRHRAHAMCGSASIGEIKVWLIEPHTFMNLSGKSVRQWFEIEECGPGDLIVIHDELDLPWGRLQIRLQGGSAGHNGIESIIDSIGTKEFVRLRVGVGSDYRLGDPVEYLLKPVSLARRKEVEVIADRAAEAVEEMIREGVATAMNRVNRRTEAEEA
- a CDS encoding 50S ribosomal protein L25, with the protein product MERVTIEAEIRTTGTYDDVRKVRKAGKVAGVLYGGKGGSVAVQVVSRSLVPVLGVQRKHNRLFQLTVKGGESTLAMVVEEQWHPLKSTLTHIDFKRVSMDQKIHVPLSVLHTGLPEGVKLQGGVFEVVMHEVNIECLPADLPDELTVDVTSLGLNQALRIADIQKLVGDKVKLLHDAHAVVFHIVSPRAEEVAAVVAPVEGAVEPEVLKKGKGEAEGAEGGDAKAKGGDAKAGDAKKDTKKK